A window of the Amycolatopsis solani genome harbors these coding sequences:
- a CDS encoding S49 family peptidase — translation MSVTDKLASRIPVLADRVDRKDVVAVVKLHGVITPSPSPLARGAINLSAVESALTRAFGHERLKAVALLVNSPGGAPTQSGLVAERIRQLADEKKVPVLAFCEDVAASGGYWLACAADEIYAHRTSMVGSIGVISGGFGFTGLLERFGIERRLHTAGANKSRLDPFSPEKPEDVEWLKKMHTQLHDLFVSWVKERRGNRLTDAEDLFTGDVWLGAKAQELGLVDGLGSLRQIITERYPNAEISVAEPKRPLLARLGVGAPAAASAVLDAVTQKAAWSRFGL, via the coding sequence ATGAGCGTTACGGACAAACTGGCTTCGCGGATCCCGGTGCTCGCCGACCGGGTCGACCGCAAGGACGTCGTGGCCGTGGTGAAGCTGCACGGCGTGATCACGCCGTCGCCGTCCCCGCTGGCCAGGGGCGCGATCAATCTGAGCGCCGTCGAGTCGGCCCTGACCAGGGCGTTCGGCCACGAGCGGCTGAAGGCGGTCGCACTGCTGGTGAACTCGCCGGGCGGCGCCCCGACGCAGTCCGGGCTGGTCGCCGAGCGCATCCGGCAGCTGGCCGACGAGAAGAAGGTCCCGGTCTTGGCGTTCTGCGAAGACGTCGCCGCGTCCGGCGGCTATTGGCTGGCCTGCGCGGCCGACGAGATCTACGCCCACCGCACGTCCATGGTCGGCTCGATCGGCGTGATCAGCGGCGGCTTCGGCTTCACCGGGCTGCTGGAACGCTTCGGCATCGAGCGCCGCCTGCACACCGCGGGCGCGAACAAGTCGCGCCTCGACCCGTTCTCGCCGGAGAAGCCGGAAGACGTCGAGTGGCTGAAGAAGATGCACACCCAGCTCCACGACCTGTTCGTGAGCTGGGTCAAGGAACGCCGCGGCAACCGCCTGACCGACGCGGAGGACCTTTTCACCGGCGACGTCTGGCTCGGCGCGAAGGCACAGGAACTCGGCCTGGTCGACGGCCTCGGCAGCCTCCGCCAGATCATCACCGAGCGCTACCCGAACGCCGAGATCTCGGTGGCCGAGCCCAAGCGCCCCCTCCTGGCCCGCCTCGGCGTAGGCGCACCGGCAGCGGCTTCGGCCGTGCTCGACGCGGTCACGCAGAAGGCAGCGTGGTCCCGCTTCGGCCTCTGA
- a CDS encoding DUF2716 domain-containing protein: MNAAWEAVSRVADEPAWYWVYDKLAFWPSTYAHAWPGFREPAPSRTWDLSPGDLDRASAEFRLGPYAVEEHQVAAIALAAFREVCGPDEWLWALHWQHQSYRVRPHAMTDGARWPVPAFPRADYHLFLASDFSFGTLGHPWERTLCVFGEKLVPAFERHGEGVLTNVLRRDGKPSALAR; the protein is encoded by the coding sequence GTGAATGCTGCCTGGGAAGCCGTCTCCCGCGTCGCCGACGAGCCCGCCTGGTACTGGGTGTACGACAAGCTGGCGTTCTGGCCGAGCACCTACGCCCACGCCTGGCCGGGTTTCCGCGAGCCGGCACCGTCCCGCACCTGGGACCTCTCACCCGGCGACCTCGACCGCGCGTCGGCCGAGTTCCGCCTCGGCCCGTACGCGGTCGAGGAGCACCAGGTGGCCGCCATCGCGCTGGCCGCGTTCCGCGAGGTCTGCGGCCCGGACGAGTGGCTGTGGGCACTGCACTGGCAGCACCAGTCCTACCGCGTCCGCCCGCACGCGATGACCGACGGCGCCCGCTGGCCGGTGCCGGCGTTCCCGCGCGCGGACTACCACCTGTTCCTGGCGTCCGACTTCTCGTTCGGCACGCTCGGCCACCCGTGGGAGCGCACGCTCTGCGTCTTCGGCGAGAAGCTGGTGCCGGCGTTCGAGCGCCACGGCGAAGGCGTGCTGACCAACGTCCTGCGCCGCGACGGAAAGCCGTCCGCACTGGCCCGCTGA
- a CDS encoding histidine kinase, protein MDAVSGFPLAQIIPWGVAVLLLVVVIVLLLKQRKPASLKEEAMLEAVHRMSKAAPNLRSGLDEDAADKITTQLLQMLDCVAVGITDSEGTLLSWDGEANEHYVDLVEAIGAAIRKHRREVVAHDRMPCNHRGTCRMKTAVIVPLLVEGETEAALIVVGRTRGRLVQMADAVAQFVCTQFELSRLDESKQQLQQAEIKALRAQISPHFVYNALNTISALIRTDPEEARELLQDFADFTRYSFRSSGMFTSLAEELRNIDRYLTIENARFGGRLEVRMKIAPEVLSVVVPFLIIQPLVENAVKHGLASKPSGGCVTVIAQDHGTEALISVEDDGIGMDPRRLNDVKNAHSTGAHVGLGNISQRMQQVFGNDYAVMVETAPGAGMKVTLRVPKFVPGVRPNMPDYSSEDADVPSQSGPAQLNGADVSGVNGSRSGILPMG, encoded by the coding sequence ATGGACGCCGTGTCCGGGTTTCCGCTTGCGCAGATCATCCCGTGGGGTGTCGCGGTACTGCTCCTCGTCGTGGTGATCGTGCTGCTCTTGAAACAGCGGAAGCCGGCCAGCCTGAAGGAAGAGGCCATGCTGGAGGCCGTCCACCGGATGTCGAAGGCCGCGCCGAACCTGCGGTCCGGGCTGGACGAGGACGCCGCCGACAAGATCACCACCCAGCTGCTGCAGATGCTCGACTGCGTCGCCGTCGGCATCACCGACAGCGAGGGCACGCTGCTGTCGTGGGACGGCGAGGCGAACGAGCACTACGTCGACCTCGTCGAAGCCATCGGCGCGGCCATCCGCAAGCACCGCCGCGAGGTCGTCGCGCACGACCGGATGCCCTGCAACCACCGCGGCACCTGCCGGATGAAGACCGCGGTCATCGTGCCGCTGCTGGTGGAAGGCGAGACCGAGGCGGCGCTGATCGTCGTCGGCCGCACCCGCGGGCGCCTGGTGCAGATGGCCGACGCGGTCGCGCAGTTCGTCTGCACGCAGTTCGAGCTGTCGCGGCTCGACGAGTCGAAGCAGCAGCTCCAGCAGGCCGAGATCAAGGCGCTGCGCGCGCAGATCTCGCCGCACTTCGTCTACAACGCGCTCAACACGATCTCCGCGTTGATCCGCACGGACCCCGAAGAGGCGCGAGAGCTGCTTCAGGACTTCGCGGACTTCACGCGCTACTCGTTCCGGTCGTCGGGCATGTTCACCTCGCTCGCCGAGGAGCTGCGCAACATCGACCGCTACCTGACCATCGAGAACGCCCGCTTCGGCGGCCGCCTCGAGGTGCGGATGAAGATCGCGCCCGAGGTGCTCAGCGTCGTCGTGCCGTTCCTGATCATCCAGCCGCTGGTGGAGAACGCGGTCAAGCACGGCCTGGCCAGCAAGCCCAGCGGCGGCTGCGTCACGGTGATCGCGCAGGACCACGGCACCGAGGCGCTGATCAGCGTCGAGGACGACGGCATCGGCATGGACCCGCGGCGGCTCAACGACGTCAAGAACGCGCACAGCACCGGCGCGCACGTCGGGCTCGGCAACATCAGCCAGCGCATGCAGCAGGTGTTCGGCAACGACTACGCGGTGATGGTCGAGACCGCGCCCGGCGCCGGCATGAAGGTGACGCTGCGGGTGCCGAAGTTCGTCCCCGGCGTCCGCCCGAACATGCCGGACTACAGCTCCGAAGACGCCGACGTCCCGTCGCAGAGCGGGCCGGCCCAGCTCAACGGCGCCGACGTCAGCGGGGTCAACGGCTCGCGCTCCGGCATCCTCCCCATGGGCTGA
- a CDS encoding DUF983 domain-containing protein gives MNRLVRGEDGRDWVVRAQMEWRAPATADDFEHDVAGSYGPGIAMIVVTALLAVILVVWTPDQVNIPAWVLLALLLVILFFPLRWILRRPWTVVAETEGDVTGDRPSERWVGTIRGMFTVQGEVKKISKTIQRHSLPDFDGPLHPVE, from the coding sequence ATGAACCGGCTGGTGCGCGGCGAAGACGGCCGCGACTGGGTGGTCCGTGCCCAGATGGAATGGCGTGCGCCGGCGACGGCCGACGACTTCGAGCACGACGTCGCGGGCAGCTACGGCCCCGGTATCGCGATGATCGTGGTGACCGCGCTGCTGGCCGTCATCCTCGTCGTGTGGACGCCGGACCAGGTCAACATCCCCGCGTGGGTGCTGCTCGCGCTGCTGCTCGTCATCCTCTTCTTCCCCCTCCGGTGGATCCTGCGCCGGCCGTGGACGGTCGTCGCGGAGACCGAGGGCGACGTGACGGGCGACCGGCCGTCCGAGCGCTGGGTCGGCACCATCCGCGGCATGTTCACCGTGCAGGGCGAGGTCAAGAAGATCTCCAAGACCATCCAGCGGCACTCGCTGCCGGACTTCGACGGGCCGCTGCACCCGGTCGAATAG
- a CDS encoding Fpg/Nei family DNA glycosylase encodes MPELPEVEALAHHLRENAVGRTIFRIDVASLSVLKTATPPWTEMHGREITGATRYGKHLDVVAGDLHLVVHLARAGWLRWSDGLAAAPLKPGKGPISLRVHLESATGPGFDLTEAGTKKGLAVWIVKDPQEIASVARLGPDALTLDATQLRALFAGKNTRLKWALTDQSLIAGIGNAYSDEIMHRAKLSPYATIGKLDDGALETLAEAIVEIESDAVARSVGQKAARLKGEKRSGLRVHARTGLPCPVCGDTIREISFADKSFQYCPTCQTGGKPLADRRMSRLLK; translated from the coding sequence ATGCCCGAGCTGCCCGAGGTCGAAGCACTGGCCCACCACCTGCGTGAGAACGCGGTCGGTCGGACGATCTTCCGCATCGATGTCGCATCGCTGAGCGTGCTGAAGACGGCGACCCCGCCGTGGACCGAGATGCACGGCCGGGAGATCACCGGCGCGACCCGGTACGGCAAGCACCTCGACGTCGTGGCGGGCGACCTGCACCTCGTCGTCCACCTGGCCCGCGCGGGCTGGCTGCGCTGGTCCGACGGCCTCGCCGCGGCGCCGCTGAAGCCGGGCAAGGGCCCGATCTCGCTGCGCGTGCACCTCGAATCCGCGACCGGGCCGGGGTTCGACCTCACCGAGGCGGGCACGAAGAAGGGCCTCGCGGTGTGGATCGTGAAGGACCCGCAGGAGATCGCGAGCGTGGCGCGCCTCGGCCCGGACGCGCTGACCCTGGACGCGACGCAGCTGCGTGCGCTGTTCGCCGGCAAGAACACCCGCTTGAAGTGGGCGCTCACCGACCAGTCGCTCATCGCCGGGATCGGCAACGCCTACTCCGACGAGATCATGCACCGCGCGAAGCTCTCGCCGTACGCGACGATCGGCAAGCTCGACGACGGCGCGCTGGAAACCCTCGCCGAGGCGATCGTCGAGATCGAGTCCGACGCCGTCGCGCGCTCGGTCGGCCAGAAGGCCGCGCGGCTGAAGGGCGAGAAGCGCTCGGGCCTGCGCGTCCACGCACGCACCGGCCTGCCGTGCCCGGTCTGCGGCGACACGATCCGCGAGATCTCCTTCGCCGACAAGTCGTTCCAGTACTGCCCGACCTGCCAGACCGGCGGCAAGCCACTGGCCGACCGCCGGATGTCGCGCCTGCTCAAGTAG
- a CDS encoding immunity 7 family protein, whose product MFEYHGWVTIQATASGDDDAALLERLVDRVHRAIRDAGDDFDLIDLRWSAGMPMLHLAGFDKHGGPGLELLDLFTRVGELAAGSYGLLHVWDDQDTEHDNEFRVYRMARGQVTEREDPHLTPVAPTVLDVYEL is encoded by the coding sequence GTGTTCGAATACCACGGCTGGGTGACCATCCAGGCGACCGCGAGCGGCGACGACGACGCGGCCCTCCTGGAGCGCCTGGTCGACCGCGTCCACCGCGCCATCCGCGACGCCGGCGACGACTTCGACCTGATCGACCTCCGCTGGAGCGCGGGCATGCCGATGCTCCACCTCGCGGGCTTCGACAAGCACGGCGGCCCCGGCTTGGAACTCCTCGACCTCTTCACGAGGGTCGGCGAACTGGCCGCGGGCTCCTACGGCCTGCTCCACGTCTGGGACGACCAGGACACCGAGCACGACAACGAATTCCGCGTCTACCGCATGGCCCGCGGCCAGGTGACCGAACGCGAAGACCCCCACCTGACCCCGGTCGCCCCGACGGTCCTCGACGTCTACGAGCTCTAG
- a CDS encoding sigma-70 family RNA polymerase sigma factor, translating to MTELGTAPPPAASESDEQALLQRLRNGEDAAFGELFELHAAAVRRLAQSLAADRSEAEDITAETFFRVLQALRRGAGPRDYVRAYLLTVARRVSWEWHGARRDVPVSDDELTFRAGAGADTHARTAEHTLITTAFTSLPERWRTVLWQTEVEGEQPAMVAPHFGLSANATAALARRARQGLRAAYLQAHLSVNRGPDSCRAVVEKLGGFTAGSVTGAEAERIKAHLHGCASCRATQDELRDVCSSLRAHAGVLVLLVPAAASVGGSGVLAGLGTTIKGVLVGSKVKIGLALASTAAVGAVGVAAGPVLFGSTAVQDVGLTGGAPELVVVPPTESHHQPPPQPQPEPRIGIGVLNGRGTGVPVPVRPRTDGRQLGANEVPSLPAGDVPAGSVGSGGDGLTPREDLTSSTFNAPDHPETSPRLDTTTSPDLTMTTESSDSPESAEVPELSPTDGSTEPKDKPTEGATGTAEPTTVTTTVTPTSGKPCPSSTSEVTGSSESAESTSTASEQR from the coding sequence ATGACCGAGCTGGGCACGGCGCCGCCACCAGCGGCCTCGGAATCCGACGAGCAGGCACTGCTGCAACGGCTCCGCAACGGCGAAGACGCCGCGTTCGGGGAGCTGTTCGAGCTGCACGCCGCCGCCGTCCGCCGGCTCGCGCAGAGCCTGGCCGCCGACCGGTCCGAGGCCGAGGACATCACCGCGGAGACCTTCTTCCGCGTGCTGCAGGCCCTCCGCCGCGGCGCCGGACCCCGCGACTACGTCCGCGCCTACCTGCTCACCGTCGCCCGCCGCGTTTCGTGGGAGTGGCACGGGGCCCGCCGGGACGTCCCGGTCTCCGACGACGAACTGACCTTCCGCGCTGGGGCGGGTGCCGACACGCACGCCCGCACCGCGGAGCACACGCTGATCACCACCGCGTTCACCAGCCTGCCTGAGCGCTGGCGGACGGTGCTGTGGCAGACGGAGGTCGAGGGCGAGCAGCCCGCCATGGTCGCCCCGCACTTCGGCTTGAGCGCGAACGCCACCGCGGCGCTCGCCCGCCGGGCCCGTCAGGGCCTGCGCGCGGCCTACTTGCAGGCACACCTTTCGGTGAACCGCGGGCCGGACTCGTGCCGCGCGGTCGTCGAGAAGCTCGGCGGGTTCACCGCGGGCAGCGTCACCGGCGCCGAGGCCGAACGCATCAAGGCGCACCTGCACGGCTGCGCGTCGTGCCGCGCCACCCAGGACGAGCTCCGCGACGTCTGTTCGTCGCTGCGCGCGCACGCCGGCGTGCTGGTGCTGCTGGTGCCCGCCGCCGCGTCGGTCGGCGGCAGCGGGGTGCTGGCCGGGCTCGGCACGACGATCAAGGGCGTGCTGGTCGGTTCGAAGGTCAAGATCGGGCTCGCGCTGGCGTCGACCGCCGCCGTGGGCGCGGTCGGGGTCGCCGCCGGTCCGGTGCTGTTCGGGTCGACGGCGGTCCAGGACGTCGGGCTGACCGGCGGTGCGCCCGAGCTCGTGGTGGTGCCGCCGACCGAGTCGCACCACCAGCCGCCACCGCAGCCGCAGCCCGAGCCCCGGATCGGCATCGGTGTGCTCAACGGCCGCGGCACCGGCGTCCCGGTACCGGTCCGGCCGCGTACCGACGGCCGTCAGCTCGGCGCGAACGAAGTCCCGTCCCTCCCGGCCGGTGACGTCCCCGCGGGCTCGGTCGGCAGCGGCGGCGACGGGCTCACGCCCCGCGAAGACCTGACGTCCTCGACGTTCAACGCGCCCGACCACCCGGAGACGTCGCCGCGGCTCGACACGACGACGAGCCCGGACCTGACGATGACCACCGAGTCGAGCGACTCCCCGGAGAGCGCCGAGGTGCCCGAGCTGTCGCCGACCGACGGGTCGACGGAGCCGAAGGACAAGCCGACGGAAGGCGCCACCGGCACAGCCGAACCGACGACGGTGACGACAACGGTGACGCCGACGTCCGGAAAACCGTGCCCGAGCAGCACCTCGGAAGTCACTGGTTCGAGCGAATCCGCGGAATCGACGTCCACCGCCTCCGAACAGCGGTGA
- a CDS encoding YiaA/YiaB family inner membrane protein, with product MTKSTSPTTTAFYIQAALSFGLALAAVTGGIAYLPVDGWVRGFLALGMLYLVTSTFTLAKCVRDRQDETSVVSRVDQARLDKLLAEHDPYKTAAM from the coding sequence ATGACGAAATCCACGTCCCCCACCACCACGGCCTTCTACATCCAGGCGGCGCTGTCCTTCGGCCTGGCGCTGGCGGCCGTCACCGGCGGCATCGCGTATCTCCCGGTCGACGGCTGGGTCCGCGGCTTCCTCGCCCTCGGCATGCTCTACCTGGTGACGTCCACGTTCACCCTCGCCAAGTGCGTCCGCGACAGACAGGACGAGACCTCCGTGGTCTCGCGCGTCGACCAAGCCCGGCTCGACAAGCTGCTCGCCGAACACGACCCCTACAAGACCGCGGCGATGTAG